A window of Adhaeribacter arboris genomic DNA:
TAATCATGGGCTCGATAATTTAACCATGCAGTTCACTGCCGCCGGTCTGGCTTACTGGTTATTGGCCTGAACTTGCCTTATTACAAAATCCTTTTATGTTGCCTGCGCTTAGAAAACTGTAAAAAATCAGTATAAAAAGCAGCTCCGCGCTTAAGTTTCCTAACGGAATAATTGCTATACTTGTACCGCTTGGCTACTTTTTAATCCTCACCTTTCTTTAATTATTTGCTTTACTCCTATCAGATAAGGAAAAAATAAATCTGGATGGTTAGTAAGACGGATAGAATGAAAGGCTAACTTATTGTTGATGATAATATCACCTATTTTTAAAATTTTCTATTCTATACATCTATAAACAGCTACTTTAATTAAAAACTCATGCGTAAACTGCATTACTTTCTGCTTTTAGCAATTTCATTCAGCATATTTCTTTCAGCTTGTAAATCTGGTACGGGCGCTCAAACATCTACTGCCAATGCTACAGCTGCCTCCGCTGCCCCGGCCTCCAAGGATACCCGAATTTTTGAAATGCGGGTTTATTATGCCCACCCGGGTAAATTAGCCGACCTGGAAAATCGTTTCCGGACCAATACTACCCGGATTTTTGAAAAACACGGCATGACCAATATTGGCTATTGGCTACCGCTGGAAAACCCGGACAATAAACTTATTTATATTTTGGCTTACCCTAACCGCGAAGCGCGGGATGCTTCCTGGCAAGCTTTCGGCTCGGACCCAGAATGGAAAGAGGTAGCCTCCAAATCCGAAGAAAACGGCAAACTGGTAGCCAAAGTAGACCAATTATTTATGGAAACTACCGATTACTCACCAGCCATTACGTTGAAAAAAGCTACGCCAGAGCGTACTTTCGAGTTACGCACGTATACTACTACTCCCAATAACTTAGTAAACCTGGATGCCCGTTTCCGGGATCACACCATGGGATTATTTAGCAAATACGGTATGGAAAACATTGTTTACTTTCATCCGGTAGCGGGCCAGCCAGGAGCCGATAACACTTTGGTTTATATCTTAGCGCATAAAAGCAAAGAGGCTGGCTTAGCCTCATTCGACGCCTTTCGGTTAGATCCAGAATGGGTAAAGGTAAAAGCAGCCTCCGAAGTAAAAGGGGGCGGATCTTTAACTACTAAAGTTGAATCGGTTTACATGAAACCTACCGATTACTCGCCTATTAAATAATTTTCTCGGCATTTTACTACCTGGTTAGGGAAACCGCATCCAGAGGTAGATCTTTTCAGCACTTACCTTCTGTGGTAAGTGCTTTTGTTTTATCTGGGCATGATGTTGATGATAGTGAAAACAGAAAAACAAACTGCTTCTGTTTGATGAAAAATTAAAAATTTAGAGGCTTATTTTATAAAAAGCTGTTCAATGATAAAAATTATTTCTAATATAAAAGAAATCTAATATTTTATCGTTCCGAAGTAAATATTATTACATTTGAAGTGCTAAAGTAATTAAGCAGTACCTTTTGGTTCATAAAATGCGTATGCTTTTACCATTGAAAAGCTGCTTTCACTTAAAACTGTTCTTTTCTGCTATGCCAATTGCTGACCAAGAATCTGTAAAAAACTTTTTAACGGAACTTCTTACCCGCGCCACTACGCCCCAAGGAATAACCTGGCTCGAAAAACAATTAGCCGAAGCGCAAACCGAGAGCAAATTTTTTCAGGCTTTTAGTATGGCGCCCCGTTTTATTGGAAAAAGAAAAATTGAAATTACCGAGGCCGATACTGCTGCTGCCAATGCTTTACGCACGGGTTTCAATCCACAAGGTTGGACCGCCGACCAGGCTGCCCGTACTTCATTAGCACTTTCGTTGCCGCATCAATCACCGGAAGAATATATAAAAATTCTGGATAAATTGTTTGCTACCGCCGACGTGAACGAACTGGTGGCTTTATATGCTGCCCTGCCTGTTTTACCATACCCGGAAAAACACATTCCTCGAATGGCCGAAGGTGTTCGGACCAATATGACTTTAGTTTTTGAAGCAGTAGCTCTGCAGAATCCGTACCCGCATGATTACCTGCCCGAAGAAGCCTGGAACCAATTAGTATTAAAATCTATTTTCACCAGCCGGCCTTTGTACCGCATTTATGGTTTAGAAAACCGTCGTAATAAAAAGCTAGCGCAAACCCTTTCGGATTTTGCCCACGAACGCTGGGCGGCGGGTCGAACGCTTAGCCCGGAAGTATGGCGCAACGTGGGGCCATTCGTAGACGAAACTATTTGGCCGGATATTCAAAAATTATTTACGCAACCTAACGAACTGGAACAACAAGCGGCCGCGCTGGTCTGCGCCGAAAGTAATTATCCGGAAGCTAAAACCATGCTCGACACCGTGCCCGATTTAAAAGCTAAAATTGAAAACGGCGAGCTAACCTGGGATACTATTGGCGAAGATGTAGCTGCGCAAACCGTATAATTTTAAATTCAGGTATACTGTTTTTAAATTTTCCTGATACGTAATATAAAATTTAAATTCCTAATTAATTATCATGGATACTTCGAACTCTTTTATGCTGATAGACCCGCACGTGCACATGACCTCGCGGACTACCGATGATTATGAAGCAATGCGCCGGGCAGGTATTGTGGCACTTATAGAACCTGCTTTCTGGATGGGGCAGCCGCGCACCGAAGCGGGAACCTTTAAAGATTATTACAGCCACTTAATTGGTTTTGAGCGTTTCCGGTCGAGCCAGTTTGGGATTAAACATTATTGCACCATTGGTTTAAATTCCAAAGAAGCCAATAACGAAGCATTAGCCGAGCAGGTAATGGAGTTGCTGCCTTTGTATGTATGCAAAGAAGGTGTAGTGGGCGTAGGCGAAATTGGTTACGATGACCAGACAGCTGCCGAAGATAAATATTACCGCCTACAACTCGAAATTGCCAAAGAAGTAAACCTGCCCGTGCAAATCCATACACCTCACCGCGACAAGAAGAAAGGTACTTTACGCAGCATGGAAGTAGCGCTCGAACACGGATTAGATCCGGGCATGGTAATCGTAGATCATAACAACGAAGAAACCGTAAAAGACGTGCTGGATCGAGGATTTTGGGCCGCGTTTACCATTTATCCGCACACCAAAATGGGCAACGAGCGCATGGTAGAAATTGTGAAACAATACGGCCCGGAAAGAATCATGATTAATTCGGCGGCCGACTGGGGCATCAGCGATCCGCTGGCGGTGCCAAAAACGGTGGCTTTAATGCTGGAACGCGGGGTGCCGGAAGAGCATGTTCGTTTGGTAAGTTATAGTAACGCGCTAGCAGCTTTCGGCCAAAGCGGACAAATGCAGGAAAGCGACTGGCTCGAGGCGCAACCCATCGACCAAAGCCAGAAATTTTCGGGTAGTTCTATTTTACGCGGCGGCCAAACCCCTCGCATCGATGCCCCGGAATCCAGCAATATTATCCGCTAATTTTGTTTTAAAATTACTTCATGAATAAATTCTTCGCCCACTTGGTACTCATGCGGCCGGCTAACATTATTACGGCCATTGCCGATATCCTACTGGGCTTTGCGGCGGCCGGTGCCGTACAACAAATTCAGAGAGCCTCTGCTACTGCCTACGGGTACCTGGAGCACCCGCTGGCAGTAGATTTAGGCTGGCTAATTGCGGCAACCATTGGTTTGTACGGTGGTGGAGTAGTTTTTAACGATGTTTTAGATGCCGATTTAGATAAGATAGAACGCCCGGAACGTCCTATTCCCAGCGGGGCAGCTACGAAAACTAGCGCTACTATTTTAGGAGCTTTACTGCTTTTAGGTGGTATTCTGGCAGCTTTTAAGGTATCACAAATAAGTGGTGTTATTGCGGCGGTAATAGCCGGACTTGCCTTATTATACGATGCTTGGGGCAAACACCAGGGATTTATTGGTCCAATTAACATGGGAGCGTGCCGGGGCGGCAACTTACTTTTAGGAATGAGCGCCATACCTGCCAGCCTGGAGCATTATTGGTTTCTAGCCCTTATTCCGATTGTGTACATTGCCAACATTACCGTTATTAGTCGGGGCGAAGTGCACGGGGGCAGCCGACCAATTTTACGGTTTGCCGTTGCCTTGTACCTTTTAGTATTTGTAAGTATTGTTGCTTTAACTTTCTTACCGCACTTTTCCATTATAACGGCCTTACCTTTTGGTTTACTTTTCGCTTACTTGATTTTTCCTCCTTTGTTAAAAGCGCTTAACACTCTACAACCCAAAGAGATTCGGTTGGCGGTAAAAGCGGGGGTATTATCCTTAATAATTTTGGATGCTACTCTGGCGGCTGGTTTTGCTCATTGGGTGTACGGTTTACTGGTGTTATTACTTTTTCCACTTTCCCGTTTTCTGGCAAAGCAATTTGCTGTTACTTGATTTTAACAAGAAAGATCTTAGGCATTTTTTTTGCCAACTTAATAGTACTTAAAACTACTTTTTTATCTTTAATTTTGTTATCTGTAAAATAGCTTTCTAAGTTAGGAAGTAATATTTTTTTAGATCTTTATTCATGCAGATTTACCCAATCCAGCAAACGTTCCAGGTAACGTATAACTATACTGTTCATTTTACCGAAAACTTATTTTCACTCCGGAACCCCTTGCTTCGCGATGTAATTGCAGCGGGTGGTGGCGATGGCCGGAAAGTTTTATTTGTATTAGACCACCACGTAGCCGAAGCAATTCCTTCGTTAATTACCGATATTAAAAACTACACTTCGCACTACGCCGATGTTTTACAATTAGCCGCTGATCCTATGATTATTCCGGGTGGAGAACAATGTAAGAATGATCCGGCCTATACGGAACGGGTAATTGATGCAATAAATGAAAAAGGCATTGATCGCCATTCGTACGTCTTGGCGGTAGGCGGTGGTGCTTTATTAGATATGGTTGGCTACGCTGCCGGTATTGCGCATCGGGGTATCCGCCACATTCGCATTCCTACTACGGTGTTGTCGCAGAACGACTCGGGAGTTGGGGTAAAGAACAGTATTAATGCCTACGGCAAAAAGAACTTCCTGGGCACCTTTACTCCTCCCTTTGCTGTAATTAACGACTTCCATTTTCTGCGTACTTTAACGCACCGCGAATGGCGCGCCGGCATTGCTGAAGCCATTAAGGTTTCACTTATTAAAGACGCCGAATTTTTTAGGTTTATTCAGGAAAATACGCAGAAACTGGCCGAGCGTGATATGCCAGCCATGCAGTACCTGATTCACCGGTGCGCCGAAATGCACGTGCAGCATATTGCCAGCGGTGATCCTTTTGAGAAAGGTTCTTCGCGGCCATTAGATTTTGGGCACTGGTCGGCGCATAAACTAGAGCAGTTAAGTAATTACCGTATTCGCCACGGCGAAGCCGTAGCCATGGGCATTGCCCTGGATTCGACGTATTCCTACCTAAAAGGCATGCTTACTGAAGCCGAATTAAAGCAAATTCTGGAGGTAGTTACCGGTATTGGTTTTGAATTATTTGCTCCCGAAATGACTTCGCACCTGGAGGATGCCACCCATCCGCAAAGTTTGCTGCGGGGTTTACAGGAATTCCGGGAACACCTAGGCGGACAATTAACTATTATGCTGCTGGCTAAAATTGGCAAAGGCGTAGAAGTACACGAGATAGATAACGAGTTAATGATTGCTGCCATCGAGCAACTTCGGCACCATTCCGAGGCTACTGTTTAGAAAGAAAACTTAGAAATTTTTGTAAGCTGGTTAAACATCGGTTGGAGACTGGGATGTTTAACCAGCTTCTTTGTTTTTTGAATAGCATCTTGGTTTGTCCGGGTAGAGGCCAACTGGTAGTAGAGGTCAATTTAAGAAGCTTTATAATTTTTTATTGGCAAGAGATATTTTTTATTCTCCTGCTAATTTCAATAGCTCTTTTTCAAAGTTTTCCGCTATTCGGAAGTTGGTCATTTTGATTTGTACTAGAATCGGTTTAATAAGCTGAATTAAGCCAGCTTCTTTTGCTCCTAGCAGAAGTCCTAATGTGCCGATATAATTAACTCCTAATCTATTTGCTGCTTTTCTGGCTTTATTATCATCTAAAATGAGCAAGCAATTTTGTTTTTCAATAGCTAAAGCAATAGCACTGGCTTCTCCTAAATCTACCGTAGATTGAAGCATTACTTGATATACTTTATTCTGGACGCTCTCAGTTTTTATCTATTCTGGCAGTTGCTTACCATATTCCTTTCCAATCTCGGGAGTGATTACTATTTCTTCAAAGAGTTCCTTTAAGATAAAAAGCAAGTGTAGTTTGTCCAACAGAATCAAACAACTGGTATCACTTACGATAATTTTTGACATGCATTAGCTCTTTTTCTAATTCACTTTCGTCGTAATTAAATAGGGATACATAATGACCGAGAACTTCCATAAAAGCCCGTTTAGAAAGCCCCGCAATTTCTGCCGCTTGCCCTAAAGATAGCTTACTTTTCTCGTAGAGCCTGGAAGCCAGAAACATGACCATTTCTCTATCTTCCAAATCAACTGAATCAGGTATATGTATTGTGAGTGTTCTCATATTATTATTATAATCATTTTTTAACTTTTTGTTTCTTTTGCTTACCGGCTAAAGGATTGAAAAACAGCATTATTATTTATTACTGTTTTTTTGCTCCGGACTGGAATATTTTATCCATTAAAATCCATTTTTCGCCTTCTTTAGCCCAAGGCAAGGGAACCTGGTACTTCCACATGAGTTTTTCCCATTCCTGCACTTTCGGAACCGTGGCATCCAGAGCGGCTTTTTTCTCGAAACTAAAGTTATCGTCGGTATCCATAATCATAAACATGCGGTTACCGGTACGGTAAATTTGCAGATTTATAATGCCGGCATCCAGGTCGTTTTTAGTTACTTCAGGCCAATCGTTACCGGGGCTATGGTAATTTTCGTACTCCTGGATTAATTTCGGGTCATCTACTAAGTCAAGGGCAAAGCAAAATCGCTGCATATCTGGTTAAAAAGTTACATTCTTGGTTAATCTTTAAAAAATTCTCGAAAAGCCTTAATGGTTTGTTGGGCCGCTTCGTCTGGGTTAGGCCAGGGGAAAGCTTCGGCAGATACATACCCCTGGTAATTACTTTCCTGCAAAGCGGTTGCAATTTCGGCCATGGCGGTATGGCCAAAGCCAACGGGCCGCCGGTTACTGTCGGCAAAGTGAATGTGACCAATAGCCGGCCCAAAAGTTCGAATACTCTCCGGCAAAGAACTTTCTTCGATGTTCATGTGAAACAAATCCGCTAATAACTTGACGTTCCGGGTTTTTAAAAAATTTAGAAATTCAACTCCGCTGCTTAGATTGTTGAATAAATTAGTTTCGTAGCGGTTCAGGGGTTCGTAAATCAGGGGTACTTTTTTTTCTTCCGCTACTTTTCCTAAAATATTTAATCCATCGGCCAGCCATTCCAGAGCCTGCTCGCGCTCCACTCCGGCAACTACGTTGCCCTGCATCGACCCAATAATGGCGGGTGCCTGAAACGGCGCCCCAAAAGCAATCATATCCGCGACAAAAGCAATGGCTTGTTGCCGGATAGTCGGATTGGGATCGGTTAAAGTCAAGCCTTGTATAACTTTACCCGCGCCGGTGCCCACTGCAGCTAAGTTAAGGCCAGAATTTTGTAGTAAACCGGTTAGAACCGAAGGCTCAATGGCATTGGCAGAAGCCGTAAAAAGCTCTATGGCATTAAAACCCAGTTGAGCCGCTTTAGCAATACTGGCCTCCAAATCTTCCCAATATATCCAAGGACCCGTTTTTATTTGTGGAACCAGGGCAATAGTAACACAAGATTTTATCATTTATTTCTATTTAACTAAAGAAATGAGACCAACTAAAAATGCTGCGGTATTATTAAAATTTTGTCTAATATCTTAATACTTGTGTCTATTTACCTATCAAAATCTACCATTATTTTGGTGATAGGTCCCGGATTATCTGACCAAGCTGCAAGGGCCGCACCAGCCTCGTCAATTGAAACAACTTTCGAAATAACAGCATCCACCGGAAATTTACCTGATTCCAGGTAACGGATGACTTCCGGAAATTCTCCCAAACAATTGCGGGAGCCCAGAATTTCAATTTCTTTTCGCACAAAAACGCCGGTATTAAATTCAGCCGATTTTTTAGCGTAACCAATGCAAACTACTCTCCCGGTGTACGCCACTTCTTCTACGGCAGCCCGATAAGTTTGCGGACTTCCTACGGCTTCTATTATAACATCCGGACCATCTCCATCTGTAATTTCTGCTAAAGCTTCGTGTAAGTCTACTTTAGATGTATTAATCGTATGCGCAACACCTACTTTTTTAGCAATCTCCATTTTTGAATCATCGATATCAATGGCAATTACTTCGGCACCCCGGTTAACCGAGGCGGCAATAGCGCCCATTCCCACAATGCCGCAACCAATTACGGCTACTTTATCCTTTTCGGAAACCCGGCCCCGGGCTGCAGCATGAAACCCTACGGTAAGAGGTTCTACTAAAGCCAACTCCTGGAGCGATAGCTTATCCGAAGAAAATAGATTTTTCCAGTGAATAGTGATATAGTTGGTCATGGCACCAGGCCGGCGCACCCCCATGGTTTTATTATCCTGACAGGCATTGGGCCGGCCTTTCCGGCAAGAAACGCAAGTGCCACAATTTAGGTAAGGGTACACGGTAGCTCGCATGCCAGGCTTAAAATCAGGCGGAACCTGGCTTCCTACCTGCTCAATAGTAGCTCCTACTTCGTGCCCCAGAATATTAGGATATTCCTGCAATTCAAATAAACCCCGGTACCCATTTAAGTCGCCGCCACAGAAACCTACCATACCAATCCGCAACAAAACTTCTTCAGGTCCGGGAGCAACTGGTTCTATTGTTCTAACTTCCGTTTTACCGGGTTCCACTAAAAATAAAGCCTTCATACGCCGTTTATTCGTTTATTTTTTAGGAATATTATTTTCTGGTCTGCCTTCAAACCACATCTGATTTTTTACGGGAGTTACTATTTTTAAAATTTCCTCCATCAAGTCAGCCGGAATAGATAAATCCAGAGCTTTAATATTTTGCTGGACGTGCTTCACCTCCCACATACCCACAATGGTAGTAGCAATATCCGGGTGGTCAACGGCATACTTAATGGCAACATCACTTAGCCGCACCCCATAACTTTCGCACAATTGCAACAACTTGGGTTGCACATCTTTAACGGCCTGGGGCGAGCGGTGCCAATCGGGCAAAGGAGCATCGGATAATATTCTTTGCATCAGTGGTGCCGCATTCATTAAACCAAAACCTTTTTCTTTTGAAAGCGGCACCAACTCGTCGTCAATTTCGTCTTCGAGCAAATTATAGTGGGCCCACGAAAGCACAGTGTCGAGTTCAACCTGCCGGGCAATTTCAGCCAGATAACGCACCGGTAATCCAGTAATGCCTATAAAGCGGGCTTTACCTAATTCTTTAATTTTCTGAACGGCCGGAATCGCTTCGTTTAATACCTGGTGTTTATCGCCAAACTCAATATCATGCAGTTGCAAAACATCTACGTAGTCCGTTTTAAGCCTTACTAGCGATTCGTCAATACTTCTCAGAATCCGGTTATACGAAAAATCAAAATCTTGTAAACCATAACGGCCGCATTTGGTAGCCAAAAATATGTCTTTACGTTTACCTTCCAGCGCTTTGCCCAATCGTTCTTCGGCCAGAGTAAAACCATAGAAAGGAGAAACATCAAAAAAATTAATTCCTTGGTCAATGGCATAATGCACGGCTCTTACTCCTTCTTTCTCATCGGCTACATCAAACACGTTACCTAAGGGCGAAGCGCCAAAGCCAAGGACAGATACGTTCAGGTTGGTTTTGCCAAGTTTGCGATAATTCATAGGCAATTAAGCTGCAAGGTTATAAAGTTAAAAAGCACCAGATCCAGGTTAAAGCTCCCCAATTGTAGAAAATAAATAGATATAATACCAGAAAATACCAGACTGTTTACCTGTCTTTTGGTAAAAAGAGCAAATCTCTTTAAAGAAAAAGCAGTTAACTTGGATTTTCTGGTAATATTTAACAGGAAATAAACTTAAAAATAAATTTAAGCCATTCCCTTAATGCCGATATTAAATAATGGGGACATAGATTTTGAAACGGAAAGGAAATACATTGTTCCAGGTGATTACTTAACTTTGGAGAAGGAAAATGTAAGACAAAAAAAACAGGTAAGAGTATTATTTTCTTACCTGTTTTACATTTTAAGTTATAAAGCCTATTTATGATGAAAAATTGGAATATTGAGATGACTTAACTCGTGTAGGGCAAAGGTAAAAGCAACTCCCCAGAAAATAGCGCTCCAAAGCATATGTAATAAAATATGACGTTGACTGGCTCCTAAAACCGTAGCCATAATAGTGCCGATTACCGGACTAAAAATAACCGGCGTTAGAAAAGCAATACCTTTAATTCCGAACTTTTGCCAGATCTGCACAATTTTCCGGCTCTTTTTGGTAAAAATGGGCTTATTCTTTGCCCGGTGCTTTTCTACGTACCATCGCGAAACGAGCATGCCTACCTGCGAAAAAATAAAGACACTCGTCATCATGCCGGTTACGCTTAACAGTAAGGTCATCCAAAAAGATAAGCCCATGGATACCCCCGCTAGCGGTCCGCCAAAAAACTTAACCATACTTAGAAGGTAAACAGATAAATATTTCATTATTTCAGCGGCCAAGTGATGCACTAGTTTATTGTATTAAGTTCGCAGTAAGTTATTATATAACGTAAGACATACGTCGGAAAATTGTAATACGGATCTTTATACAAGAAAAGTACCAGACTTTTAATAAAATACAAATATTGCTATTTTTAGATTTTCGACCCGAAAGCTAGATCGCCGGCATCACCTAAGCCAGGTACAATGTAAGCTCGTTCATTCAGGTGATTATCTAAAGCTCCTAACCAAATCATGGCTTGGGGTAGTTCTCGTTGAATATGGCTTACTCCTTCAGGGCTGGCAATAGCCGCCGCAATGTGCACTTGGCTAGGCGTACCAAACCGCAGCATAGCCTTATACGTAAGCGCCAATGAGGTACCCGTAGCCAGCATAGGGTCCACGAGTAATAATACGCGCCTTTCTAGGGAAGGCCCCGCTAAGTAATCAACGTTTACGGCTATTTCCGAAGTGGCTTCTAACCGGTAAGCGGCTACGAAAGCGCTCGGCGATTTATCGAAATAATTTAAAAAGCCATGGTGAAAAGGTAAGCCGGCCCGCAAAACTGTGGCTAGTACGGGATAATCTACCAAGTGCTGCTGTTCGCAGGCAGCTAAGGGAGTTTGAATTTGCTGCGGCGCATAAGTTAACCGGGTAGAAATTTTATAAGCCAGCACTTCTCCTAACCGTTCCAGATTGCGCCGAAAACGCATACTGTCGCGCTGCACCTGCACATTTCGCAGTTCAGAAATAAATTGGCTAGCCACCGATGGCTCCTGGGTAAGAATATAAATAGAATCTGACGGCTTCATAAATAAGAAAAGTTCTTGAGGTGAAAAGAAACGTTTAGAAATATGCTCGGCTCAAAAGTAATTCGTTTAAGAGTGGATACGTTAATTTATTCTGGAATGAATTAAACTATGGATCCTATTTTATAGTATATCCTTATCTTCAAATTAATATCTTTTGCTTTTGTCTTGTAAAACACAGAAGTGCATAAGAGCAAATTCTGGATTGTAAAACTTTGGTTGTTACCTTTTCACCTTCTCTATGAGATTATCAATTACGTTGTTTTGCTTATTGTTTTTTCTAGTTAATGCAGGTTTTGCTCAAAGCACCTACGTACCACTCGACCCGGATACGTATCATAAAATAGAACGTTTCCAGATTAAATTCAGTAAACAGGTGCCTAATTTCCACACCGGTATTAAGCCGTACTTCCGGAAGGAAGTTGCCGACCTGGCCCAGGAAGTATTTCGGAAAAACGATTCGCTTTCGCACTCCGACCAGTTTAACGCAACTTATTTACTAAATGATAACTGGAATTATACCGACCGGGTAAATCAGACTAACTTTAATAAACCGTTTCTGCGCTATTTTTTCCGCCAGCCCGCCGACTTATATTCCGTAGACATACCCAATTTTACCTTACGGATTAATCCGGTAATTCACTTTGAAGGCGGTTTGGACTCGGATGTAGATGGATTGCGCTACATTAATACTCGGGGC
This region includes:
- a CDS encoding EboA domain-containing protein — its product is MPIADQESVKNFLTELLTRATTPQGITWLEKQLAEAQTESKFFQAFSMAPRFIGKRKIEITEADTAAANALRTGFNPQGWTADQAARTSLALSLPHQSPEEYIKILDKLFATADVNELVALYAALPVLPYPEKHIPRMAEGVRTNMTLVFEAVALQNPYPHDYLPEEAWNQLVLKSIFTSRPLYRIYGLENRRNKKLAQTLSDFAHERWAAGRTLSPEVWRNVGPFVDETIWPDIQKLFTQPNELEQQAAALVCAESNYPEAKTMLDTVPDLKAKIENGELTWDTIGEDVAAQTV
- a CDS encoding sugar phosphate isomerase/epimerase family protein, which translates into the protein MIKSCVTIALVPQIKTGPWIYWEDLEASIAKAAQLGFNAIELFTASANAIEPSVLTGLLQNSGLNLAAVGTGAGKVIQGLTLTDPNPTIRQQAIAFVADMIAFGAPFQAPAIIGSMQGNVVAGVEREQALEWLADGLNILGKVAEEKKVPLIYEPLNRYETNLFNNLSSGVEFLNFLKTRNVKLLADLFHMNIEESSLPESIRTFGPAIGHIHFADSNRRPVGFGHTAMAEIATALQESNYQGYVSAEAFPWPNPDEAAQQTIKAFREFFKD
- a CDS encoding L-rhamnose mutarotase, which encodes MQRFCFALDLVDDPKLIQEYENYHSPGNDWPEVTKNDLDAGIINLQIYRTGNRMFMIMDTDDNFSFEKKAALDATVPKVQEWEKLMWKYQVPLPWAKEGEKWILMDKIFQSGAKKQ
- a CDS encoding DUF3368 domain-containing protein, which gives rise to MLQSTVDLGEASAIALAIEKQNCLLILDDNKARKAANRLGVNYIGTLGLLLGAKEAGLIQLIKPILVQIKMTNFRIAENFEKELLKLAGE
- a CDS encoding zinc-binding alcohol dehydrogenase family protein, with the translated sequence MKALFLVEPGKTEVRTIEPVAPGPEEVLLRIGMVGFCGGDLNGYRGLFELQEYPNILGHEVGATIEQVGSQVPPDFKPGMRATVYPYLNCGTCVSCRKGRPNACQDNKTMGVRRPGAMTNYITIHWKNLFSSDKLSLQELALVEPLTVGFHAAARGRVSEKDKVAVIGCGIVGMGAIAASVNRGAEVIAIDIDDSKMEIAKKVGVAHTINTSKVDLHEALAEITDGDGPDVIIEAVGSPQTYRAAVEEVAYTGRVVCIGYAKKSAEFNTGVFVRKEIEILGSRNCLGEFPEVIRYLESGKFPVDAVISKVVSIDEAGAALAAWSDNPGPITKIMVDFDR
- a CDS encoding 3-dehydroquinate synthase, with the translated sequence MYPIQQTFQVTYNYTVHFTENLFSLRNPLLRDVIAAGGGDGRKVLFVLDHHVAEAIPSLITDIKNYTSHYADVLQLAADPMIIPGGEQCKNDPAYTERVIDAINEKGIDRHSYVLAVGGGALLDMVGYAAGIAHRGIRHIRIPTTVLSQNDSGVGVKNSINAYGKKNFLGTFTPPFAVINDFHFLRTLTHREWRAGIAEAIKVSLIKDAEFFRFIQENTQKLAERDMPAMQYLIHRCAEMHVQHIASGDPFEKGSSRPLDFGHWSAHKLEQLSNYRIRHGEAVAMGIALDSTYSYLKGMLTEAELKQILEVVTGIGFELFAPEMTSHLEDATHPQSLLRGLQEFREHLGGQLTIMLLAKIGKGVEVHEIDNELMIAAIEQLRHHSEATV
- the eboC gene encoding UbiA-like protein EboC (EboC, a homolog the polyprenyltransferase UbiA, belongs to system of proteins involved in the trafficking of precursor metabolites to an extracytoplasmic compartment so that the biosynthesis of certain natural products, such as scytonemin, can be completed.), with amino-acid sequence MNKFFAHLVLMRPANIITAIADILLGFAAAGAVQQIQRASATAYGYLEHPLAVDLGWLIAATIGLYGGGVVFNDVLDADLDKIERPERPIPSGAATKTSATILGALLLLGGILAAFKVSQISGVIAAVIAGLALLYDAWGKHQGFIGPINMGACRGGNLLLGMSAIPASLEHYWFLALIPIVYIANITVISRGEVHGGSRPILRFAVALYLLVFVSIVALTFLPHFSIITALPFGLLFAYLIFPPLLKALNTLQPKEIRLAVKAGVLSLIILDATLAAGFAHWVYGLLVLLLFPLSRFLAKQFAVT
- a CDS encoding TatD family hydrolase, which translates into the protein MDTSNSFMLIDPHVHMTSRTTDDYEAMRRAGIVALIEPAFWMGQPRTEAGTFKDYYSHLIGFERFRSSQFGIKHYCTIGLNSKEANNEALAEQVMELLPLYVCKEGVVGVGEIGYDDQTAAEDKYYRLQLEIAKEVNLPVQIHTPHRDKKKGTLRSMEVALEHGLDPGMVIVDHNNEETVKDVLDRGFWAAFTIYPHTKMGNERMVEIVKQYGPERIMINSAADWGISDPLAVPKTVALMLERGVPEEHVRLVSYSNALAAFGQSGQMQESDWLEAQPIDQSQKFSGSSILRGGQTPRIDAPESSNIIR
- a CDS encoding aldo/keto reductase; protein product: MNYRKLGKTNLNVSVLGFGASPLGNVFDVADEKEGVRAVHYAIDQGINFFDVSPFYGFTLAEERLGKALEGKRKDIFLATKCGRYGLQDFDFSYNRILRSIDESLVRLKTDYVDVLQLHDIEFGDKHQVLNEAIPAVQKIKELGKARFIGITGLPVRYLAEIARQVELDTVLSWAHYNLLEDEIDDELVPLSKEKGFGLMNAAPLMQRILSDAPLPDWHRSPQAVKDVQPKLLQLCESYGVRLSDVAIKYAVDHPDIATTIVGMWEVKHVQQNIKALDLSIPADLMEEILKIVTPVKNQMWFEGRPENNIPKK
- a CDS encoding NIPSNAP family protein, with protein sequence MRKLHYFLLLAISFSIFLSACKSGTGAQTSTANATAASAAPASKDTRIFEMRVYYAHPGKLADLENRFRTNTTRIFEKHGMTNIGYWLPLENPDNKLIYILAYPNREARDASWQAFGSDPEWKEVASKSEENGKLVAKVDQLFMETTDYSPAITLKKATPERTFELRTYTTTPNNLVNLDARFRDHTMGLFSKYGMENIVYFHPVAGQPGADNTLVYILAHKSKEAGLASFDAFRLDPEWVKVKAASEVKGGGSLTTKVESVYMKPTDYSPIK
- a CDS encoding UPF0175 family protein, which translates into the protein MRTLTIHIPDSVDLEDREMVMFLASRLYEKSKLSLGQAAEIAGLSKRAFMEVLGHYVSLFNYDESELEKELMHVKNYRK